DNA sequence from the Shewanella piezotolerans WP3 genome:
GTTCCATATTACACAATTCCGCCTACACGGTTAAAACGCACCCCTGTTGGGATCCAAGCTGGCAGAAAATCGGCCGGAGTTCTATCAAACTCAAAGCTTATCCATATCGCAACCGCTTTACCAACGAGGTTATGCTCTGGCACAAAGCCCCAAAAGCGGCTATCGGTACTGTTATCGCGATTATCACCCATGGCAAAGTATTGACCTTCTGGCACAATAAACTCAGTCAACGGTACGTTCTCTTGGCGGTGATAGTAGTTAATCATGTCAGGTCGTGATGGATTGATTAAGATGTCATGCGTCACATCACCAATTTGTTCTTTAAAGCGCAGTAATGGCGTACCGTCTTGGGAAAACTCACCGCGGTTAACTGATACTCTTTCAACGGCTTTTAGCTCAGGACAAGGACTTTGCCCTTCCGCACAAGCTGCTTGGATATAAAGCTGCTTATTGCGGTAAACAATACGGTCGCCCGGCAAACCAACAATACGCTTGATGTAATCAATCTGTGGGTTTTCTGGGTATTTAAAGACAGCCACATCGCCACGCTCAGGCTTGCCCGTCTCTTTTAAGGTCGTGCGCCAAACAGGATCTTTAATCCCGTAGCTAAACTTTTCTACCAGAATAAAATCACCAACGAGCAATGTTGGCATCATTGAACCTGATGGAATTTGAAAAGGCTCGTAAATAAAAGAGCGCAAAATAAGTACAAATGCGATAACAGGAAAGATGGACTTTGAGGTTTCAACAAACGCCGACTCACGCAGTATCACTTCTGCATTCTCTTCACTTAACTCAGCTTCAGCCGCTTGAGCCATTGCCAACTTCTCACGACGCTTAGGGGCGAATACCAACGCATCTGCCATCCAAACAAGGCCACTGCCTAAGGTGACCAAAACTAAAATTAGCGAAAAATAGGCTGCCATTATTAATTAACTCCTGCCAAACATAATTGGGTTACGACTAATGTGTCGATGTCCCTATGGTTATACGCCAGTAATGAAAGCGCCGCAAACTGCGGCGCAAAGTCTAGCGATATATTAACAAATCTTAACGAATTAGCTTAATCGTTAAGCTTCAACACTGCTAAAAACGCTTCTTGTGGAACTTCTACGTTACCCACTTGCTTCATGCGTTTCTTACCGTCTTTTTGCTTCTGTAATAACTTCTTCTTACGTGACACATCACCGCCGTA
Encoded proteins:
- the lepB gene encoding signal peptidase I, whose amino-acid sequence is MAAYFSLILVLVTLGSGLVWMADALVFAPKRREKLAMAQAAEAELSEENAEVILRESAFVETSKSIFPVIAFVLILRSFIYEPFQIPSGSMMPTLLVGDFILVEKFSYGIKDPVWRTTLKETGKPERGDVAVFKYPENPQIDYIKRIVGLPGDRIVYRNKQLYIQAACAEGQSPCPELKAVERVSVNRGEFSQDGTPLLRFKEQIGDVTHDILINPSRPDMINYYHRQENVPLTEFIVPEGQYFAMGDNRDNSTDSRFWGFVPEHNLVGKAVAIWISFEFDRTPADFLPAWIPTGVRFNRVGGIV